One genomic window of Fusarium fujikuroi IMI 58289 draft genome, chromosome FFUJ_chr01 includes the following:
- a CDS encoding probable ribosomal protein L6.e.B, cytosolic: MSAKPTSKTFGKSTREVPASSEKAKKWYPADDDAENKKVRKAVRSWAPRKSLQPGTVLILLAGRFRGKRVILLKSLDQGVLLVTGPFKINGVPLRRVNSRYVIATSYKVDISGLDEKKIEEVSQPKYFTAEKAKEKAGEEAFFKQGEKPQKKEVNSSRAADQKAIDKALIANIKKVDMLASYLSSSFSLRKGDKPHEMAW; encoded by the exons ATGTCGGCGAAGCCCACGAGCAAGACATTCGGAAAGTCGACCCGAGAGGTTCCTGCCTCTTCGgagaaggctaagaagtGGTACCCCGCTGACGACGATgccgagaacaagaag GTCCGCAAGGCTGTCCGATCTTGGGCCCCTCGCAAGTCCCTCCAGCCCGGCActgtcctcatcctcctcgctgGCCGCTTCCGTGGCAAGCGTGTCATTCTCCTGAAGTCCCTCGACCAGGGTGTCCTCCTCGTCACCGGCCCCTTCAAGATCAACGGTGTTCCTCTGCGACGAGTTAACTCCCGATACGTCATCGCTACCTCCTACAAGGTCGACATCTCCGGtctcgacgagaagaagatcgaggaggTCTCTCAGCCCAAGTACTTCACcgctgagaaggccaaggagaaggctgGTGAGGAGGCTTTCTTCAAGCAGGGAGAGAAGCCCCAG AAGAAGGAGGTCAACAGCAGCCGTGCCGCTGACCAGAAGGCCATCGACAAGGCTCTGattgccaacatcaagaaggttgaCATGCTGGCTTCTTACCTCTCCAGCTCTTTCAGCTTGAGGAAGGGTGACAAGCCCCACGAGATGGCCTGGTAA